ttttagaATGCAGACACCAGGTTAACGGAAACTGAGGCagcgtttaaaaacctttctactGTGAGTGATTCAGTGGCGGAGTTTTTCTGTGAGGATCCCACTCAGTTCAAACTAGAGGAGTGTTGCTCCATTTTCTACTCTTTCTGTGAGAAGTTCAAACGAGCAGTTCAGGTAATTGCACCTTCTAAAGAAGCATTTTTTTACACCTAAAGAAATCAATAGTACTTttgacaaaaattttttttgaaatgatATGCAGATACGACAGTTTAAACCTGGAAATGTAATAAGATTttgaaaccataaaataaaagcaaatacaatatacagtacactacactaattttggggtcagtaagatttttattaagaaagttattaattagaaattaacactttttttcagcaaggacacattaaattgatcaaaagtgacagtaaagactttataatgttaaaaatatttttttcacagtttgcaaaaaaatattaagcagcggaACATTTGATAggctaataataatgaaaatgtttcttgatcaccaaatcagcatataaaaacaaaaatttgttaaatttttctaaaaattgttaaattgtaataatttttcatattattactgtcttactctattttagatcaaataaatgttcaaaaacattaaaaaatcttacagaccgcAAACTTTAAAACGGAAGTGTAGCTTTTGTATGACGCtgcatacaaaataatatttgtgcATATGTGCACCTGTAACATCTTTacattagttaataataaatagtaaatatttatattaaacatttgaataataaatgttttttgttatttatattttagattacttttatgttttttgttttgattattaattttttattattattgtttagatattgtcacttaaaaaaaaaaattgtcatgtttTTAGTAACGGCTTCCACAGACGTAATGATACGGTGTGACCTTATGCCTGTGTCATTTCTCTTCACTATATAGGAGAATCTTGAACGAGAAATAGTAGAAGTGAAGCGCAGACAGCGAGAGAGTACTCCGACTGCAGCCAAGCGACGTTCAACAGCCACCTGCTCCTCACGAGACAAAGACATGGAAGGAGTTGCACTGGAGTCCATCCTACAGAGGTTTAACAGTCGCCAATCCCGCCGTAAAGCCGGAACCGGTTCACCCACACAGGGAAAATTTACTGAGACCACCAAACAGGAGAACCGCCCCGCTGACAACAGAGAGGTCAAGAGAGACAGCTGGATCAAAAGGGCCACGCAATCCCCCTTGATCAAGGAGAACACTGATAAGGATGAGACGCCCAAGCACCCAGAGATTACAATCTCAAGCCCGGTGCAGGAAAGTGCTGATACCTCAATCAATCAACGTGTCTCTGTATTCacggtggaggaggaggaggttgtgcagacagagaaagaggtGCAAGATATGAGAGAGGTGTCACGGAAAGTTTTACAATACCAGTCCAGTCGAAGTAGCATTTCATCCGGTGAGACCCTGTCACCAATCCTGTCTCCCAGGCAGAAGTTCTTCCATGAAGACAGAAGACAGCTGCTTATCCTGACCATAGAAGAAAACACCTCTAAATCCAGCTCTCTGCTGCAGAACGGCCAGATCATCAATCGCCGGCACACAATTGCACTTCTCAAGGCCAGTTGTGAAAATACCAGCCAAGAGGATCTATTCGTGCCTAGTAATCTAAACTCATCTCCGGCTCCCTCTATAGGTGTTATTGGAAAAGGGAAATCTGTGGATTGCGGTATGATTGCCACACTACAAAACTCCACAGAGACTGTGAAAGATTCAGACACCAAGCCACTTAATTTTCAAGAAGAATCGCAATCTATTGACTCATCACAATCACAATCAGCCGAGCCAGAGGTGAAGACTGAAGAGACAGAACCTAGCTTGCAGTTTAGTACTGGGAAGAGAAATAGCCAAACAATATCATTTAAAAGCACTAAAGAGGGCTTCagttttatgtctttatttaagCGTTGGCGTGCAAAAGACTAATCAAGTGAGCTTGATTCGGACAGTGTGGACCcatgatctttaaacaaaaacatgttttctattTATTCAGTTTAGTTCTATTTATGCTAGATGTCGTGCTGCGTTTATGGAAAACAAGCTTGGTGCTTTGTCACTGTTTGCTTGTTCAAACAGTGAATGGACATTTATTTTCATGTCTActataaaaggagaaaaaaataatgcacatgcACACAGAATCCTAATAACATAATGAATTCAAAAACCTTGTTGAGATCAGTTGAAAACGAGATGTTTTACCTGCAGTGCTCTTTTTTCAACAAAAGGGGGCAGTAAAGGATATTTTTCCATGATGATACAGCTTCTGTATTTGCAAAAATGAACCATTTACAATGCCGAGACCCAGAGTAATCATCCTCAGTTTTGATTATAGACTGACCAATCAAAATAGCTGGTAAACCTGGTTGTTATTCACCATATAAAACCACaaattgtaacaaaaatatttttttatttgaaaatatgtacTCTTTGAGTACACAGACAGTGTATTGTCTGATGaacaatttaaagttttattattattattattattagtattctATTGACCTGATAACTTAGCTCATACCGTATCATGTTTCTGAAAAATGTCTCTGAATGGTTATTGCAGTCTGACATTCTCCTTCAGATCAGTCCACAGATCAGAGCAATCGCCTACTGATGAAATTGGAAATAGAGAGTTTCATGTAATTTGTGGTTTTCAATgctctaaaaatgaaataaagtcttTTATTTGAGTCATCACTGATAAAACCTCTGCATTTGATTTTCAATATAAGATTTCAAGAAAATTTAGAGACCATGTTCCAGTTAGGAGTCAATCATACACTAAGATGCATAAGTGCATttttacatggttttatttttcctGTGATTAGGCCAGCTATatttatctttgtgtgtgtgtgtgaccacaACAAGAGGCTTGTTGATGCAGTTATACATGGTCTTAAATGTTTTGTCTGCTGAGCTTAGTAATGAGAAGCCTTGATAAAAACACTGAGACTTAGTTAGGGAGAATAGATAATGTCATAGGGCCCCCTATAGACTAGATCTGCAT
This portion of the Cyprinus carpio isolate SPL01 chromosome A15, ASM1834038v1, whole genome shotgun sequence genome encodes:
- the fhdc4 gene encoding FH2 domain-containing protein 1 — encoded protein: MIPPPPPPPPPPIAPPPPPPPPPGLFSGESPFTRGPTRASRMRNFNWEAIPKDTVLGKHNIWTTEKNSEFELDTKGMEELFSRNDQKQVQVTNRRSVHQSPSHASGPEMVTILNSKKNMNIGIFLKQFKRSVSGMIDDIINCRGERFGTGKLKELCKLLPEDGEVRQLLDFKGDCSTLSEPDRFMVQLVKVPCYEERLNSLVLKEEFPHFMDEVNHSVAVMTSAGQELLECADLHSVIRLVLKTGNYMNSGGYAGSAVGFRMTSLLKLADTKANKPGMNLMHYVAMQAQKIDASLLRFPEQLQHIGDAARIHKQEIETDFQKEVSKVQVAKQNASKQPDLEEQMRDFLQNADTRLTETEAAFKNLSTVSDSVAEFFCEDPTQFKLEECCSIFYSFCEKFKRAVQENLEREIVEVKRRQRESTPTAAKRRSTATCSSRDKDMEGVALESILQRFNSRQSRRKAGTGSPTQGKFTETTKQENRPADNREVKRDSWIKRATQSPLIKENTDKDETPKHPEITISSPVQESADTSINQRVSVFTVEEEEVVQTEKEVQDMREVSRKVLQYQSSRSSISSGETLSPILSPRQKFFHEDRRQLLILTIEENTSKSSSLLQNGQIINRRHTIALLKASCENTSQEDLFVPSNLNSSPAPSIGVIGKGKSVDCGMIATLQNSTETVKDSDTKPLNFQEESQSIDSSQSQSAEPEVKTEETEPSLQFSTGKRNSQTISFKSTKEGFSFMSLFKRWRAKD